The Drosophila biarmipes strain raj3 chromosome 2L, RU_DBia_V1.1, whole genome shotgun sequence genome has a window encoding:
- the LOC122818834 gene encoding uncharacterized protein LOC122818834 codes for MYFGAVLLIEEHDLGERKVQEYQSQVPPIFEAIIRSFKKRLAKNRLNLPASQIAAFMQFLDGIAVHVGGMPKDKDHRRFVKDYYADLDFEEGDNFSILLLKINMLRTRRLLEKIDYPVSSHPNTLDIPNAVDFNLPYAALAEPSFMTRGHDVFKFNGIGVFLASQVFAAFHNLDADYNCQDFTVFLRSLDDLDLFTNKEVLCADDPSITIEDLDKLDIVLLSLVHDAYFSAGSGFDQAQPFFTNVPLKELFFLQFGQRFLHDFIFSRRNSGFNGILPTLPAFAEAFNCSSSFLQT; via the exons ATGTACTTCGGCGCTGTTCTGCTTATCGAGGAGCATGACCTGGGGGAGAGAAAAGTGCAGGAGTATCAATCCCAGGTGCCCCCAATATTCGAAGCGATAATAAGGTCCTTTAAGAAGAGATTGGCGAAGAATCGTCTGAATCTACCCGCCTCTCAGATAGCAGCTTTTATGCAGTTTCTAGACGGCATTGCCGTACACGTGGGCGGCATGCCGAAGGACAAGGATCACCGCCGCTTTGTAAAGGATTACTACGCAGATCTGGACTTTGAAGAAGGGGACAACTTCAGCATCCTTCTGTTAAAGATCAACATGCTACGCACACGTCGGCTTTTGGAGAAAATAGATTATCCGGTGTCGTCACATCCGAATACCTTGGATATACCCAATGCTGTGGATTTCAACCTGCCCTACGCAGCTTTGGCCGAACCTTCGTTCATGACTCGTGGCCACGATGTCTTCAAG TTCAATGGCATTGGCGTATTCCTGGCTAGTCAAGTATTTGCAGCATTCCATAACTTGGATGCGGACTACAATTGCCAGGATTTCACTGTTTTCCTTCGCTCTTTAGATGATCTTGATTTATTTACCAACAAAGAAGTGCTCTGCGCTGACGACCCATCCATTACAATCGAAGACTTGGACAAATTGGATATAGTTCTCCTAAGTTTGGTGCATGATGCGTACTTCTCCGCGGGTTCGGGATTTGACCAGGCGCAGCCTTTCTTCACCAATGTGCCGCTGAAAGAGCTGTTCTTTTTACAATTCGGGCAGAGGTTCCTACACGATTTCATTTTCTCCAGACGTAATTCTGGTTTCAACGGAATTCTGCCCACCTTGCCTGCCTTCGCCGAGGCCTTTAATTGTTCGAGTTCCTTCCTTCAAACTTAA